The genomic region TTGTCTCTTAATTGTTCAAGAATATGCGCTGTCCAACCAGCTGTTCTACTGACTGCAAAAATTGGTGTAAACAAATCATATTCAATATTCATACTATGATAGACAGTCGCACTGAAGAAATCGACATTTGGAAGCAGTCCTTTTTTGTCTTTCATAATATCAGCAATTTTAACTGACATTTCGAATAGTTCTTTTTGACCTGTTTCTTCTGTTATTTTACGACTCATTTCTTTTAAATACTTCGCTCTTGGGTCTCCGTTTTTGTATACTCTGTGACCAAAGCCCATCACTTTTTCTTTATTTTCAAATGCTTTTTCCAAATATGGTTCAACATTATCAATTGAACCAATTTCTTTTAGCATTTTCATTACTCGTTCATTCGCACCGCCATGTAGAGGTCCCTTTAATGAACCAACAGCTGCAGTAATTCCTGAATACATATCTGATAGTGATGATACTGCACAACGCGCTGTAAATGCTGAAGCGTTTAGTTCATGGTCAGCATGCAAAATTAGCGCTTTATTAAATCCTTCAACCTCTACATCAGTAGGTTTTTCCCCTCTTAACATATACAGAAAATTCGCTGCATAACTCAATGATGCATCTGGTTTAACAGGCTCTTTTCCTTCTCGTACGCGTGCAAATGACGTCACTAGCGATGCTATTTTAGCTTGAATTCTAATCG from Staphylococcus felis harbors:
- a CDS encoding citrate synthase, giving the protein MAELKKGLEGVIAAETKISSIIDSQLTYAGYDIDDLTENAEFEEIIFLLWNYRLPNQKELTELKEKLYKYMTLNPRMYSHFEEYATDEVHPMTALRTSVSYLAHFDEHADDNDESALQERAIRIQAKIASLVTSFARVREGKEPVKPDASLSYAANFLYMLRGEKPTDVEVEGFNKALILHADHELNASAFTARCAVSSLSDMYSGITAAVGSLKGPLHGGANERVMKMLKEIGSIDNVEPYLEKAFENKEKVMGFGHRVYKNGDPRAKYLKEMSRKITEETGQKELFEMSVKIADIMKDKKGLLPNVDFFSATVYHSMNIEYDLFTPIFAVSRTAGWTAHILEQLRDNRIMRPRATYVGEVDRKYTSIDER